In one window of Brassica rapa cultivar Chiifu-401-42 chromosome A07, CAAS_Brap_v3.01, whole genome shotgun sequence DNA:
- the LOC103832094 gene encoding probable serine/threonine-protein kinase PBL22: protein MRCFSCLDTRTKDMRINIDTTSYLTSGSSVDTRSDATGGGAGSKSGILVNGKVNSPKPGGGARSFTFKELAAATKNFREVNMIGRGGFGSVYKGRLYSGQVVAIKQLNPDGNQGNQEFKVEVRMLSVFHHPNLVTLIGYCTSGAQRLLVYEYMPMGSLEDHLYDLEPDQSPLSWNTRMKIALGAARGMEYLHCKISPSVIYRDLKSANILLDRDFSPKLSDFGLAKDGPVGNRTHVSTRIMGTYGYCAPEYAMSGKLTIKSDIYCFGVVLLELITGRKVIDLNKPHGEQYLVAWARPYLKDSTKLGQLVDPLLRGKYPKRCLSCAISITEMCLNEEANRRPQIGDVVLAFEYIAAQSKSYEEKRMARKSTDSDRSRGERKQSF from the exons ATGAGGTGTTTCTCTTGTCTCGACACACGAACCAAGGATATGAGAATCAACATTGATACCACATCTTACCTAACCAGTGGTTCCTCAg TTGATACAAGAAGCGATGCAACAGGAGGAGGAGCAGGGTCGAAATCTGGCATTTTAG TTAATGGGAAAGTGAATAGCCCTAAACCAGGGGGTGGCGCAAGGAGTTTCACGTTCAAGGAGTTAGCCGCCGCAACTAAGAATTTCCGGGAGGTGAACATGATCGGAAGAGGAGGGTTCGGTAGTGTCTACAAGGGACGCTTATATTCAGGACAA GTTGTGGCGATCAAGCAGTTAAACCCAGATGGGAATCAAGGAAATCAAGAATTCAAAGTCGAGGTTCGCATGCTTAGCGTCTTCCATCATCCAAACCTAGTAACTTTAATCGGTTACTGTACTTCTGGTGCCCAGAGACTTCTTGTTTATGAATACATGCCAATGGGTAGCTTAGAAGATCATCTTTATG ATCTTGAGCCTGATCAGAGTCCTTTAAGCTGGAACACTCGAATGAAAATAGCTCTTGGTGCAGCTCGTGGGATGGAGTATCTTCATTGTAAAATAAGCCCATCAGTGATATACCGTGATTTGAAGTCCGCAAACATTTTGTTAGACAGAGACTTTAGTCCCAAGCTATCTGACTTTGGACTTGCTAAAGACGGTCCTGTCGGTAACAGAACACATGTGTCGACTAGGATCATGGGTACGTACGGATACTGTGCTCCAGAATACGCCATGAGCGGCAAGCTAACCATCAAATCAGATATATACTGCTTTGGTGTTGTGTTACTCGAGCTTATTACTGGTAGGAAAGTTATTGATTTGAATAAACCACATGGAGAGCAGTACCTTGTTGCATGG GCTCGGCCGTATCTCAAGGACTCTACGAAATTGGGACAACTTGTGGACCCGTTGCTGCGTGGAAAGTACCCTAAGAGGTGTCTTAGTTGCGCGATATCTATCACCGAGATGTGTCTGAACGAGGAAGCGAACCGACGTCCGCAAATAGGTGATGTCGTGTTGGCTTTTGAGTATATAGCTGCCCAGAGCAAATCTTACGAAGAGAAAAGAATGGCTCGCAAGTCTACGGACTCTGACCGGTCaagaggagaaagaaaacaGAGTTTCTAA
- the LOC103832095 gene encoding bromodomain-containing protein 9 yields the protein MGEVADTLTKKRKKKGRPSLIEVQKRALKQQQLLQSKLDESKEEVRSGFGNPNSAATRSSRRIVNPSEEEEEEDDDERRDKKQRLLHGLNSHDDRRESELDGDASSINRRKIGGAGSDVTGQKGSKATEILQRVSLVESGPVTPLPDKKLLLFILDRVQKKDTYGVYSDPVDPEELPDYHEIIKNPMDFTTLREKLEAGAYSTLEQFEEDVFLICTNAMEYNSSDTIYHRQARAMLELAKKDFADLRQESDGEVEPVSQSQQQPKVVKRGRPPGSGLKKHSEPFLTDRTISESSADAAAAHTPGGDGSRLSGAYNLRRTPPSVRTNHYSENQSGLLIDWEKEFPPSVVKAVNKYGMKNVDENRRDSYFLDISPSSQEASVCTSLEDGLKQLTPVGLNTEYGYARSLARYAANLGPVAWRLASKRIETVLPSGTEFGPGWVGEKPEAPQQPKCSNDLASESIHSSKESKESASAARLLNQKTVKSEPLINPESNGLLRGCRGVNQMLETAAFSRQGLSPNTKPELNRFHPDLNAKLVSPNSPVSNLQAGSSQQHPDLALQL from the exons atggGGGAGGTAGCTGatacattgacgaagaagaggaagaagaaagggaGACCATCTCTAATTGAAGTCCAGAAGCGAGCTCTGAAGCAGCAACAACTGCTTCAGAGCAAGCTAGATGAGTCCAAGGAAGAGGTTAGATCCGGTTTCGGAAACCCTAATTCCGCCGCAACCCGATCCAGTCGCCGGATTGTTAATCCCagcgaagaggaagaagaagaagacgatgacgAGCGGAGAGATAAGAAGCAACGGCTTTTGCACGGGTTGAACTCGCACGACGACCGTCGTGAATCTGAATTGGACGGCGATGCTTCTTCCATCAACCGCCGGAAAATCGGCGGCGCCGGATCTGATGTTACG GGACAAAAGGGTTCGAAAGCGACAGAGATTCTTCAAA GGGTGTCTCTTGTGGAGTCTGGGCCCGTTACACCATTGCCAGACAAAAAGTTGCTCTTGTTCATCCTCGATAGAGTTCAAAA GAAGGATACTTATGGAGTGTACTCTGACCCTGTTGATCCAGAGGAG CTTCCTGATTATCATGAGATTATCAAGAATCCTATGGATTTTACCACATTGCGGGAGAAATTAGAAGCCGGCGCTTACTCTACCTTAGAACAATTTGAG GAAGACGTGTTTTTAATATGCACAAACGCTATGGAATACAATTCGTCAGATACTATATATCATCGACAG GCACGAGCAATGCTTGAGCTAGCCAAAAAGGACTTTGCAGATTTAAGACAAGAAAGTGATGGAGAAGTAGAACCAGTTTCACAGTCACAACAACAGCCTAAAGTTGTCAAAAGAGGCCGTCCTCCAGGCTCAGGCCTTAAGAAACATTCTGAGCCATTTTTGACTGACCGGACTATTTCTGAGAGTTCAGCTGATGCAGCAGCAGCGCACACTCCTGGTGGAGACGGCTCTAGATTATCCGGCGCTTACAATCTAAGAAGAACACCTCCTTCCGTTAGAACCAACCATTACAGCGAGAACCAAAGTGGCTTGTTGATTGATTGGGAGAAGGAGTTCCCAC CTTCGGTTGTGAAGGCCGTCAACAAATACGGGATGAAGAATGTGGACGAGAACAGGCGAGATTCTTACTTCCTGGACATCTCTCCTTCTTCGCAAGAAGCTTCGGTTTGTACAAGTCTTGAGGATGGTTTGAAACAGTTAACTCCA GTTGGGTTGAATACTGAATATGGCTACGCTAGGAGTCTAGCAAGATATGCTGCAAATCTTGGTCCTGTTGCTTGGAGACTTGCCAGCAAGAGGATTGAGACAGTGTTACCAAGTGGAACCGAGTTTGGTCCCGGTTGGGTTGGAGAGAAGCCAGAAGCTCCTCAGCAGCCAAAGTGTTCGAATGACTTGGCATCTGAAAGCATACATTCTTCCAAAGAAAGCAAAGAGAGTGCATCAGCTGCTCGCTTGTTGAATCAAAAAACTGTTAAGTCAGAACCGCTGATCAATCCTGAGAGCAACGGTCTACTCCGTGGCTGCAGAGGAGTAAACCAGATGCTGGAAACTGCTGCTTTCTCGCGACAAGGCTTGTCGCCTAACACAAAACCGGAACTAAACCGGTTTCACCCTGATCTCAACGCTAAGCTCGTCTCACCAAACTCACCGGTCTCTAACCTTCAGGCAGGTTCATCCCAGCAGCATCCGGATTTGGCGCTACAGCTCTAA
- the LOC103832097 gene encoding U-box domain-containing protein 43, giving the protein MAASCDGSQSDQSSTFEPGIDNIYEAFICPLTKKVMQDPVTLENGQTFEREAIENWFKECTENGKPVLCPITSKQLSITDLSPSIALRDTIEEWRARNDCMKLDIARQSLYLGNAEANILLALKNVRDICRNIRLIKRRVRNPQLVRLVTDMLKSTSHEVRYKALQTLRVVVEGDDESKAIVAEGDTVRTIVKFLAKEPARGREAAVSLLFELSKSELLCEKIGSVHGAILLLVGLTSSKSENVSTVEKADLTLTNLERSEENVRQMASNGRLQPLLAKLRGGSPETKASMASYLGELALNNDVKVNVAQTVGSCLIDLMRSRDMRGAALGALNKISSFEGSAKVLIGTGLLPPLIKDLFYVGPNQLPIRLKEVSATILANIVNIGYEFDKVCVGAHHQTLVSEDVVENLLLLISNTGPEIQGKLLEVLVGLTSCPNSVINVVSAIRNSGAIISLVQFVEVHDNDDLRLAAIKLLHNISPHMSEELASVLRGTVGQLGNLVGIISESTTTITEDQAVAAALLAELPERDWGLTQRLLGDGAFEKIISKIILIRQGEIRGKRFERTFLEGLVKILARITFALTKETQAVSFCRENNLASLFLDLLQSYSQDNIQMASAIALENLSLETKNLIVLPELPPPSYCVSIFSCLSKPPVVLGMCKIHQGICSLRDSFCLVEGQAVDKLVDLLDHENDKVVGPALAALSTLLEDGLEVENAVKLIVEADGLTPILNVLLENRTENLRIRAVWMVERILRIEDIARELGEEQNVTAALVDAFQNADFKTKQVAENALRHIDKIPNFSGIFAPTLANK; this is encoded by the exons ATGGCTGCAAGTTGTGATGGAAGTCAGTCAGACCAAAGCTCTACGTTCGAGCCAGGGATCGACAACATATACGAAGCATTCATCTGTCCGTTAACAAAGAAAGTCATGCAAGATCCAGTCACTCTGGAGAACGGTCAGACCTTTGAGCGTGAAGCCATCGAGAATTGGTTCAAAGAATGTACAGAAAACGGTAAACCTGTGTTATGTCCCATAACTTCTAAGCAGCTTAGCATCACTGATCTAAGCCCAAGCATAGCTTTACGCGACACTATCGAAGAGTGGAGAGCTAGGAATGACTGTATGAAGCTTGACATTGCTCGTCAGTCACTATATCTAGGTAACGCGGAGGCGAATATTTTGCTGGCGTTGAAGAATGTTAGAGACATCTGCAGGAACATACGTTTGATTAAACGCCGTGTCCGCAACCCTCAGCTTGTAAGGTTGGTTACGGACATGCTGAAAAGTACTAGTCATGAAGTGAGGTATAAGGCTTTGCAGACGCTGCGAGTTGTCGTCGAGGGAGATGACGAGAGTAAGGCGATTGTGGCTGAGGGAGACACTGTGCGTACTATAGTTAAGTTTTTGGCGAAAGAGCCGGCAAGGGGAAGGGAAGCAGCTGTTTCTTTGTTGTTTGAGTTGTCTAAATCAGAGCTCTTGTGCGAGAAGATTGGATCGGTTCATGGAGCTATCCTCTTGTTGGTTGGTCTTACGAGCAGCAAGTCGGAGAATGTTTCGACTGTTGAGAAAGCTGATTTGACTTTGACGAACTTGGAGAGATCAGAGGAAAATGTTAGACAGATGGCTAGCAATGGTAGACTCCAGCCTCTTCTAGCTAAACTTCGTGGAG GTTCACCTGAGACAAAAGCCTCCATGGCTTCTTATCTTGGAGAGCTTGCTTTAAACAACGATGTGAAAGTTAATGTGGCGCAGACCGTTGGTTCTTGTCTTATCGATCTCATGAGAAGCCGTGACATGCGTGGAGCTGCATTGGGAGCTCTCAACAAGATCTCATCTTTTGAAGGGAGTGCTAAAGTCTTGATCGGCACAGGACTTCTCCCGCCGCTTATCAAAGACCTGTTCTACGTTGGGCCGAACCAGCTTCCCATTCGACTCAAAGAAGTCTCAGCTACTATTCTTGCCAATATAGTGAACATTGGCTATGAGTTTGACAAAGTCTGTGTTGGAGCTCATCACCAAACTCTTGTTTCGGAGGACGTAGTTGAGAACCTACTCCTGTTAATTAGCAACACTGGTCCGGAGATCCAGGGGAAGCTCTTGGAGGTTCTTGTTGGACTAACTAGCTGCCCTAACTCGGTTATAAACGTTGTCTCCGCCATCAGGAACTCAGGTGCCATCATTAGCTTGGTTCAGTTCGTTGAGGTTCATGATAATGATGATTTGCGTTTGGCTGCTATCAAGCTGCTTCATAACATTTCACCGCACATGAGCGAAGAGCTAGCCAGTGTGTTGCGCGGCACTGTTGGACAGCTTGGGAACCTTGTTGGGATCATATCCGAAAGTACAACAACGATCACTGAGGATCAAGCTGTTGCTGCTGCGCTCTTAGCTGAACTGCCTGAGAGAGATTGGGGTCTGACGCAGAGATTGCTAGGAGACGGTGCTTTTGAGAAAATCATCTCCAAGATTATTCTTATTCGCCAAGGTGAGATCAGAGGGAAACGGTTTGAGAGAACGTTTCTCGAAGGACTTGTTAAGATACTTGCTCGGATCACCTTTGCACTCACCAAGGAGACACAGGCCGTTTCGTTCTGCCGTGAAAACAATCTCGCTTCTCTGTTCCTCGATCTCCTCCAGTCATACAGTCAAGATAACATCCAGATGGCTTCTGCGATAGCTTTGGAGAATCTTTCACTTGAAACCAAGAATCTGATAGTGTTACCGGAACTGCCTCCTCCAAGCTACTGTGTCTCCATCTTTTCATGTCTGAGCAAACCGCCTGTTGTTCTAGGGATGTGTAAGATCCATCAAGGGATATGTTCGCTGAGAGACAGCTTTTGTCTTGTTGAAGGACAAGCGGTGGATAAACTGGTTGATCTTTTGGACCATGAGAACGACAAGGTGGTTGGGCCAGCACTTGCAGCTCTCTCGACGTTGCTAGAAGACGGTTTGGAAGTAGAAAACGCGGTGAAGTTGATCGTTGAAGCAGACGGGTTGACGCCTATATTGAACGTTTTGTTGGAGAACAGGACAGAGAATTTGAGGATTCGAGCTGTGTGGATGGTTGAGAGGATCTTACGTATTGAAGATATAGCTAGAGAGCTTGGAGAAGAACAGAACGTTACTGCAGCACTTGTTGATGCATTTCAAAACGCTGATTTTAAAACGAAACAGGTCGCTGAGAACGCGTTGAGACACATCGATAAGATCCCAAACTTCTCTGGTATATTTGCACCAACATTGGCTAATAAGTGA
- the LOC103832096 gene encoding dolichyl-diphosphooligosaccharide--protein glycosyltransferase subunit 1A: MKKNSSVVVDLLLLLLAITVLATPAFSDLVLSKVERRIDVTSQIARVTKTLKVVNSGSESVSEFTLTFPKFLSNNLAYLSVSHSEGKGKAKRSLANLSVKEAHPKGMPDSISFYSVSLPKPLSKGDTLTLEVVAAFTNVLQPFPEKITQRDIHLVMLQESAQYLSPYVVESQSLSIKLPNARIESYSKLENTKVQGSEIKYGPYKNLAQYSYAPIVVHFESKAAFAVAERLVREIEVSHWGNVQVTEHYNLVHRGAQLKGEFSRLEYQDRPNPQGVSAFRHLLARLPPRAHSIYYRDDIGNISTSQMQSDSKKTELLIEPRFPLFGGWKTFFTIGYGLPLSDFLFASEGKRFLDISFGSPMIDLVTEKLIVQVVLPEGSKDISVTTPFAVKQSHEIKYSHLDIAGRPVVVLEKNNVVPDHNQKIQVYYKFSNINLLSEPLMLITGFFVLFITCIIYTRADFSISKSSAAYLAKLQWDEVLATLQEVQNIIQKCLAAHDKLEASLRDLSRTGDIQTCKAARKSTDSLLKDLSKELRPLLASLQSFPSASQISPKVEELVAKERELQEKLMAKHTTVVEGYEKKSSGRDIENRIASQQQKIIALRQEVDDLLEFIDEI, encoded by the exons ATGAAGAAGAACTCGAGCGTCGTCGTCGATCTGTTGCTTCTTCTGCTAGCCATCACCGTTCTCGCAACGCCCGCCTTCTCCGATCTGGTTCTATCCAAAGTCGAACGTCGT ATCGATGTGACGTCACAGATTGCTCGTGTTACTAAGACCCTTAAG GTTGTGAACTCTGGCTCTGAGTCAGTCTCCGAGTTTACTTTAACCTTCCCTAAGTTTCTTAGCAACAACTTGGCTTACCTATCGGTTTCACACAGCGAGGGAAAAGGGAAAGCTAAACGCTCTCTAGCCAATCTCTCTGTTAAAGAAGCTCACCCTAAAGGAATGCCAGATTCGATCAGTTTCTACTCAGTTTCATTACCTAAACCCCTCAGCAAAGGAGATACTTTGACGTTGGAGGTAGTTGCCGCGTTCACCAATGTGCTTCAGCCGTTTCCGGAGAAGATAACTCAGAGAGATATCCATCTCGTTATGCTCCAAGAAAGCGCGCAGTATCTCTCTCCTTATGTTGTTGAGTCTCAGTCGTTGTCTATTAAGCTGCCTAATGCGAGGATTGAATCTTACTCCAAGCTGGAGAACACGAAGGTTCAGGGGTCGGAGATTAAGTATGGTCCGTATAAGAATCTTGCGCAGTATTCGTATGCTCCGATTGTTGTTCACTTTGAAAGCAAGGCTGCGTTTGCTGTGGCGGAGAGGCTCGTGAGGGAAATAGAAGTGTCTCATTGGGGGAACGTGCAGGTCACGGAGCACTACAATTTAGTTCACCGTGGGGCTCAACTCAAGGGAGAGTTTTCAAGGTTAGAATATCAAGACAGACCTAATCCCCAAGGAGTATCTGCCTTTAGGCATTTACTTGCGAGATTACCACCTAGAGCACATTCCATATATTACAGAGATGATATTGGCAATATCTCCACGTCTCAGATGCAAAGTGATTCGAAAAAG ACAGAGTTACTTATTGAGCCTCGGTTTCCATTGTTCGGTGGGTGGAAAACCTTTTTCACGATAGGTTATGGTTTGCCACTTAGTGACTTTTTGTTTGCATCGGAAGGGAAACGTTTCCTTGACATCTCCTTTGGCTCCCCTATGATTGACCTTGTCACTGAAAAACTCATCGTACAG GTGGTCTTACCTGAGGGTTCAAAAGATATATCAGTTACCACTCCATTCGCTGTCAAGCAGTCTCACGAG ATCAAATATTCACACTTAGATATAGCTGGTAGACCAGTTGTTGTGCTAGAAAAGAACAACGTTGTCCCAGATCACAACCAGAAAATCCAG GTCTACTATAAGTTCAGCAACATCAATCTACTGAGTGAGCCATTGATGTTAATCACTGGATTTTTTGTTCTGTTCATCACTTGCATCATATACACGCGGGCTGACTTCTCCATCTCCAAGTCCTCTGCTGCATATTTGGCTAAACTCCAATGGGATGAG GTCCTAGCAACACTACAGGAAGTTCAAAACATCATCCAAAAATGCTTAGCTGCACATGATAAGCTTGAAGCATCGCTGCGTGATCTATCAAGAACCGGTGACATTCAAACCTGCAAAGCAGCTCGCAAATCCACTGACAGTTTGTTGAAAGATCTGTCGAAAGAACTGAGACCTCTTCTGGCTTCCTTACAATCTTTCCCATCAGCCTCACAAATATCTCCAAAG GTTGAAGAGCTAGTTGCGAAAGAGAGAGAACTTCAAGAGAAGTTGATGGCCAAACACACCACTGTTGTTGAAGGGTACGAGAAGAAATCCTCAGGGCGTGATATCGAAAACCGAATCGCTTCTCAGCAACAAAAGATCATAGCCTTGAGGCAAGAAGTAGATGATCTTCTAGAGTTCATTGATGAGATCTAG
- the LOC103832099 gene encoding outer envelope pore protein 21B, chloroplastic — METSLRYTCNSKSLKIHAKEKLPVNSKTHLQLHGELDTGTGAPSYFCAMIRHLFPEALTGLGVGIHYDKRQKLRCLVRGKKGFPVRDDKSVTFNVKGRCDFDQDFNQRNPIGAAEFAWNIMNFKEDQDVRIKVGYEMFDKVPYMQIRENNWTLNANMKGKWNLRFDL; from the exons ATGGAGACTTCTCTGAGGTATACGTGCAATTCAAAGTCTTTGAAAATCCATGCGAAGGAGAAGCTCCCGGTGAACTCGAAAACCCATTTGCAG CTTCATGGAGAGCTAGATACTGGAACTGGGGCTCCTAGTTACTTCTGTGCGATGATTAGACACCTTTTCCCCGAG GCTTTAACAGGACTGGGAGTAGGAATCCATTATGATAAGCGCCAAAAGCTTAGGTGTCTTGTACGCGGGAAAAAAGGGTTTCCTGTGAGAGATGATAAGAGTGTTACCTTCAATGTCAAAGGCCGGTGTGATTTTGATCAAGACTTCAATCAg AGGAACCCTATAGGAGCTGCAGAGTTTGCCTGGAACATAATGAATTTTAAGGAAGATCAGGATGTTAGGATCAAAGTTGGCTACGAAATGTTTGATaag GTTCCTTATATGCAGATTAGAGAAAACAATTGGACTCTTAACGCCAATATGAAGGGAAAATGGAACTTGAGGTTTGACCTGTAA